Proteins found in one Candidatus Sulfotelmatobacter sp. genomic segment:
- a CDS encoding DNA-binding protein, whose product MQTRGRPGQVTYQQVEEAALKIASSGARPTLRSVQELLGAGSLALISRHLARWKTQRARSQASNPFTVGAGDVEALTPADFATLINHLVRLEVRQHEIPGVPDTTCRNSDADGGIDGMMVWSGGPARTARLPARSVIWQSKSGRRLGPSDLVREIMRRDGTAIKPRIRDVLAADGAYIVFSGIDMTADQKLARTHAMVAAARPHLPGTDPKIYIMAADEIAAWAAQDLWSRTFLIRAAGREHTALLATFDEWSRLPGLDNPYVWDDVTGRIAEQLRAAAKKIGGVFRLNGASGLGKTRLALEALRPMAAEGVGIVYFDARYPGSGLQLLSTIPDWRRLGVGGTIVVDDCEAELHQQLAQAIAGSALSVISIDHRHELSGDATLRQTNSETITRIVKGLEPQLTGPNFLRIVEYAQGWPLMAILVLKAISNDSVMITDLTNDQITQRLIGYFDDSDEYAVLSLLALFDHVGYSERVALEWEILRATFLPNVSRDAFHRIVKNFERKGLIVAIGRYWRVTPPPLALRLTRRWLDDVAPETRERLFAELPDSLTIALARRFGDVTTGTSLELAAGLLSPSGRFGNLAGILGPTNSRMLRSLAQVNPDAAIKAMTRALSALSDEDLSDIDEPSGRQNLVWALEGIAFHAAHFKAAVRLIFALARNENASNANNATGTLSKFFAVQGSQTEAHPNERIAIVDEMLERTDSRSHTLVAEALGRVLSLNQNYVVLGVESQGGRPILIEWCPTIWKDIFDYVRAAVDRALTLSSRGPQAFALSRDVIADGIPLLARYRLWDDLERAATSLAGPAWPKAVDRLKWAIRHVCENDADRERARGILQSLLPTDLLEQITLYVTDPPLDLDEVPGSGIVDRSLENVDRFARETTEAGRVRAVLDVVSTGWSHRLPHGYGQAAAKHTGDREQLVEDALAAYVDAPEPRNDLALMSIVGTLGEADPDYRWSVLVRISKDDHLVQALPAVIVWPRVESRDIELLLQAYKERRLTAPPRRNLFMGNAYAHVDREQLRALAAVFLDHGWYSSVVNLLMFGVSDREGLDDVFEAVIVQSGFLKKPLDDVHEWSLLEVAKRLIKSNVRFATDVGEQLMTEALSDKGGFAERRRVADLWPMLLAHDTVWDRFKRRYASLDRADRWRLLIATQHDSFSLADDRLAVEGRSIDDLIAFGHDYVDDVPAFLAQYGLMIQSSPDEPLRITPLMMALLENFGERDDVLRSLEANIHSFASVGPGADYYAMRMALVDGMPTFGSPRIEIWKDELRSHLDAERKRASLRDNEIEQGIF is encoded by the coding sequence ATGCAGACGCGGGGACGGCCCGGCCAAGTCACCTACCAACAGGTTGAGGAAGCGGCACTTAAGATAGCGAGCAGCGGGGCGCGCCCCACCTTACGCTCGGTTCAAGAGCTGTTGGGTGCCGGCTCTTTGGCGCTAATCAGCCGTCATCTTGCCCGGTGGAAGACCCAGCGGGCCCGATCTCAGGCCAGTAATCCATTCACGGTCGGGGCGGGGGATGTCGAAGCACTCACACCAGCCGACTTTGCCACGCTGATCAACCACCTCGTGCGGCTCGAGGTCCGGCAGCATGAAATCCCGGGCGTTCCGGACACGACATGCCGCAACAGCGATGCCGATGGTGGCATCGATGGCATGATGGTGTGGTCCGGCGGGCCCGCTCGGACCGCCAGACTGCCTGCCCGAAGCGTAATATGGCAGTCAAAGTCCGGTCGGCGTCTCGGTCCGTCCGATTTGGTTCGCGAGATCATGCGGCGCGACGGGACCGCGATCAAACCCCGAATTCGCGACGTGCTTGCCGCCGATGGCGCCTACATCGTCTTCAGCGGAATCGATATGACCGCTGACCAAAAATTAGCGCGTACTCACGCAATGGTCGCTGCTGCTCGTCCGCATCTTCCGGGCACTGACCCGAAGATCTACATCATGGCCGCGGACGAAATTGCGGCCTGGGCAGCCCAAGATCTTTGGTCTCGTACGTTCCTTATTCGTGCCGCCGGGCGTGAGCATACAGCACTACTAGCTACCTTCGACGAATGGTCGCGCCTGCCCGGTCTCGATAACCCGTACGTCTGGGACGACGTGACCGGTCGCATCGCCGAGCAATTGAGAGCAGCAGCTAAAAAGATCGGCGGAGTCTTTCGACTCAACGGCGCGTCGGGTCTAGGAAAAACGCGCTTGGCGCTGGAGGCTCTGCGACCAATGGCGGCTGAGGGCGTCGGCATCGTCTATTTCGATGCTCGCTACCCCGGCAGCGGCCTGCAGCTACTGAGTACAATCCCCGACTGGCGTCGACTCGGTGTTGGCGGAACCATTGTCGTAGACGATTGTGAGGCCGAACTTCACCAGCAGCTTGCTCAAGCGATCGCGGGTAGCGCCCTCTCGGTCATTTCGATCGACCACCGTCACGAGCTAAGCGGCGACGCAACGCTTCGGCAGACAAACTCCGAGACGATCACGCGGATCGTCAAAGGGCTTGAGCCTCAGCTTACAGGCCCGAATTTTCTGCGGATCGTCGAGTATGCGCAAGGTTGGCCATTAATGGCGATCCTCGTACTGAAGGCGATTAGCAATGACAGTGTGATGATCACTGATCTTACGAACGACCAAATCACCCAGCGACTCATCGGCTACTTCGATGATTCTGACGAGTACGCCGTCCTGTCCCTCCTTGCCCTCTTTGACCACGTCGGTTACAGCGAACGTGTAGCATTGGAGTGGGAAATATTGCGGGCAACGTTCCTACCGAATGTCTCACGCGACGCTTTCCACCGCATCGTGAAGAACTTCGAACGAAAGGGTCTGATCGTTGCCATTGGTCGCTACTGGCGTGTCACGCCGCCACCTCTGGCGCTTCGCCTTACACGGCGCTGGCTCGACGACGTCGCGCCTGAAACACGGGAGCGACTCTTCGCCGAGCTACCCGACAGCCTGACGATAGCGCTTGCCCGACGTTTTGGCGACGTGACGACGGGCACCTCACTCGAACTTGCTGCTGGACTGCTTTCGCCGTCCGGCCGGTTCGGGAACCTCGCCGGTATTCTCGGCCCAACGAATTCGAGGATGCTACGATCACTTGCGCAAGTGAACCCCGACGCCGCGATCAAGGCGATGACCCGTGCGCTCTCGGCGTTGAGCGACGAGGACCTCAGCGACATCGATGAGCCGAGCGGACGGCAGAACCTGGTGTGGGCTCTCGAGGGCATTGCCTTTCACGCTGCTCACTTCAAAGCTGCGGTGCGTCTGATTTTTGCGCTTGCTCGTAACGAGAATGCTTCGAATGCGAACAACGCTACGGGGACGTTGAGTAAGTTCTTTGCCGTGCAGGGATCTCAAACCGAAGCGCATCCAAACGAGCGCATCGCGATTGTCGACGAAATGTTGGAGCGCACCGATTCTCGAAGCCATACGCTGGTCGCCGAGGCACTCGGGCGCGTGCTGTCCCTAAACCAGAACTATGTGGTCCTGGGCGTCGAATCTCAAGGCGGGCGTCCTATTCTCATTGAGTGGTGCCCAACGATATGGAAGGATATCTTTGATTATGTTAGAGCTGCCGTCGATCGTGCCCTGACACTGAGTTCTCGCGGTCCACAGGCGTTCGCCCTTTCCCGCGACGTAATCGCAGACGGAATCCCGTTGCTCGCTCGCTACCGCCTTTGGGATGATCTGGAAAGGGCAGCGACATCGCTTGCCGGGCCAGCCTGGCCGAAGGCAGTTGATCGGCTAAAATGGGCAATTCGCCATGTGTGCGAAAATGACGCAGATCGCGAGCGGGCGCGCGGCATTCTGCAGTCATTGCTGCCGACGGACCTTCTCGAACAGATCACTCTGTACGTGACGGATCCGCCGCTCGATCTTGACGAGGTCCCGGGATCCGGTATCGTCGATCGATCGCTTGAGAATGTCGACCGGTTTGCGCGTGAGACGACGGAAGCGGGCCGCGTACGTGCGGTTCTCGACGTGGTGAGCACGGGTTGGTCGCACCGACTGCCGCATGGTTACGGGCAAGCCGCCGCAAAGCACACTGGTGATCGGGAGCAGCTCGTGGAGGATGCACTCGCTGCCTACGTAGACGCACCCGAACCCCGGAACGATCTCGCTCTAATGAGCATCGTCGGAACGCTCGGCGAAGCCGATCCGGACTACCGGTGGTCGGTTCTGGTACGGATCTCAAAAGACGATCACCTGGTTCAAGCATTGCCGGCTGTCATCGTGTGGCCGCGCGTGGAATCGCGTGACATAGAACTTCTGCTTCAAGCCTACAAGGAGCGTCGCCTTACGGCACCTCCTCGACGGAACCTCTTCATGGGCAACGCATATGCACACGTTGACCGGGAGCAGTTGCGCGCCCTCGCCGCCGTCTTCCTCGATCACGGCTGGTACTCTAGCGTCGTCAATCTCCTGATGTTCGGGGTTTCGGATCGAGAGGGTCTAGACGATGTTTTTGAAGCGGTCATCGTACAGAGTGGCTTTCTCAAGAAGCCTCTGGACGACGTTCATGAATGGAGCTTGCTCGAGGTCGCGAAGCGACTGATCAAATCGAACGTTCGCTTCGCCACTGACGTCGGAGAGCAGCTTATGACCGAGGCACTTTCGGACAAAGGAGGCTTTGCAGAGCGTCGACGTGTCGCTGATTTGTGGCCGATGCTCCTTGCCCACGATACCGTGTGGGACCGGTTCAAGAGACGGTACGCGTCGCTGGATCGAGCTGATAGGTGGCGATTGCTCATCGCGACGCAGCATGATTCATTCTCTCTCGCCGATGATCGCCTCGCTGTTGAAGGTAGATCGATCGATGATCTAATCGCCTTTGGACACGACTACGTTGATGACGTCCCGGCATTTCTTGCACAATACGGGCTGATGATCCAGTCTTCGCCTGATGAGCCATTACGCATCACGCCGCTTATGATGGCGCTCCTTGAGAATTTTGGCGAAAGAGACGACGTGCTTCGTTCGCTGGAAGCAAACATTCATAGCTTCGCAAGCGTTGGGCCAGGGGCTGATTACTACGCGATGCGAATGGCACTCGTCGATGGCATGCCGACGTTTGGGAGCCCCCGCATCGAAATCTGGAAGGATGAGCTGCGATCGCATCTTGATGCGGAGCGGAAGCGCGCTTCGCTTCGCGACAACGAAATTGAGCAAGGAATTTTCTGA
- a CDS encoding DUF6088 family protein gives MAEVRAKLPQATNAAIEQAFARLAKDGTLLRISKGVYWKARRTRFGMVRPDAFETAFAIAGDHAPGPAGPAAAAFLGLTTQIPPVQDYAVLVKPAVSLPNVAFHERTNTRRKELNPAEIAVLEIARDRCRFCELPQRRIFAHLRELAEQGKISVPAVREAAIGETRMVQEFVTSLS, from the coding sequence GTGGCCGAGGTTCGAGCCAAACTACCCCAGGCTACTAATGCGGCAATTGAGCAAGCCTTCGCTCGTTTAGCGAAGGACGGCACACTTCTTCGAATTAGTAAGGGCGTTTATTGGAAAGCACGCCGGACGCGATTTGGAATGGTCAGGCCCGACGCATTTGAGACCGCGTTTGCCATCGCTGGTGATCATGCTCCAGGTCCTGCCGGTCCAGCCGCTGCCGCCTTCCTTGGGCTGACGACGCAAATTCCACCGGTCCAGGATTATGCCGTCCTGGTGAAGCCAGCGGTTAGTCTGCCGAACGTCGCTTTCCACGAGCGTACAAACACCCGTCGCAAGGAATTGAATCCCGCGGAGATCGCGGTCCTGGAGATTGCTCGGGATCGCTGCCGCTTTTGCGAGTTGCCACAGCGGAGGATCTTTGCCCACTTAAGAGAGCTTGCGGAACAGGGAAAGATCAGTGTACCTGCCGTGCGCGAAGCGGCAATCGGTGAGACGCGCATGGTCCAAGAGTTCGTGACATCGCTCTCGTAG
- a CDS encoding nucleotidyl transferase AbiEii/AbiGii toxin family protein → MRVLSRPRQGVRIIFKGGTSLSKGFRLIHRMSEDVDILLISENLSIRQRTLQLDAIMRDVATYLGIPPVEQRREEGRKLVSRFPYSDRETAIVSPSVLLELSFRGYPEPSLERVVESYVAQYMRDAGMPEDFIERDNVTLSVLAPVRTLMEKIFALHVAASNSPPRLDELRLMARYYYDIKMLLDDHATRYALGSLGDMAAYCEKELRNAGVGQPFHGATRPTGGYAESPAFRLSAQLREVLDDAYTAAMSFLFAHAEKPSLDECLECIIRHGGIL, encoded by the coding sequence TTGCGCGTTCTATCTCGACCGCGCCAGGGCGTGCGGATCATTTTTAAGGGGGGAACTAGTCTTTCCAAAGGGTTCCGCTTGATCCATAGGATGTCTGAAGACGTCGACATCTTGCTGATCTCGGAAAATCTGTCAATCCGGCAGCGGACATTGCAACTCGACGCGATCATGCGTGATGTCGCGACCTATCTTGGTATTCCGCCGGTCGAGCAGCGGCGCGAGGAAGGCCGCAAGCTCGTGTCGCGTTTTCCTTACAGCGACCGAGAGACGGCGATTGTCAGTCCGAGCGTCCTGCTCGAATTGAGTTTTCGCGGTTACCCGGAGCCATCGCTTGAGCGCGTAGTGGAATCCTATGTGGCTCAATACATGCGTGACGCCGGCATGCCGGAGGACTTCATTGAGCGAGATAATGTCACGCTTTCAGTTCTCGCTCCAGTGCGCACGCTCATGGAGAAAATCTTCGCCCTGCACGTAGCTGCGTCCAATTCGCCACCTCGGCTTGATGAGCTGCGCCTCATGGCACGTTACTACTACGACATCAAGATGCTTCTGGACGACCACGCAACGCGGTACGCACTCGGATCGCTCGGGGATATGGCGGCCTATTGCGAAAAAGAGTTACGCAATGCGGGAGTGGGCCAACCGTTTCACGGAGCGACGCGACCAACTGGCGGTTACGCCGAGAGCCCGGCGTTCCGGCTCTCGGCCCAGCTCCGAGAGGTCCTGGACGACGCCTACACCGCCGCGATGAGTTTTCTGTTCGCGCACGCGGAAAAACCGTCGCTTGACGAATGTCTCGAATGCATCATACGCCACGGCGGCATTTTGTAG
- a CDS encoding DUF4209 domain-containing protein, which produces MAPGEQPYVVGLPDEFDLTEDQARALNVDALVADASLEHGQFDCQRRLAAARDEAQERGDEAAAIAYQLLVVATGMMLSDDRRAPFGRYVSGHDGENRRWHSPLPADLRDRHVGALLAINETITTPVLRGHLADILWHRLYPRKAEHAQTAVAAHLQVAEATFAPDHWTISERYLSRAYRLSRLLGTRSSAFAATLRMAWAFLDRLDATDPLFYTHRIISRIFDTLTEAQSEALLERVKRIAESSDANYAFERARQYYDVAVRLARRLRQKGPVDALRFARAETYTRQADLAANEVMRAHYLRLGRRALLDAGASRDQIERISAALDDAQILSVSEMTEIATEIRTEPAPDGILERIRGKEPMEALWILAGSSILLRKKTAVRVAADYISRFHFRYGFGRAKVNRDGRLQGTFAGSLGASDEERRNALRGAMHDQAAQARLASVLGTIEPARQILVIEHEYTLADIYEGIQNRPLIPQGHSLLWAKGVYAGLMGEFDIAVHILAPQIENALREVLRRRRVVVIEELDGYQRVQSVADVLRHPVAPAAFGEDYVFTLDSVLGDRMGANVRNEVAHGLVNDAAAGGVESAFLWWLALRLLRAYGPDPLARPPTTGDDARPDVSGG; this is translated from the coding sequence ATGGCACCGGGTGAACAACCGTACGTCGTCGGACTACCGGACGAGTTTGACCTAACCGAAGATCAAGCGCGTGCGCTAAACGTGGATGCACTCGTCGCCGATGCGTCGCTGGAGCACGGCCAGTTCGACTGCCAGCGTCGCCTTGCTGCTGCTCGAGACGAAGCGCAGGAGCGCGGCGATGAGGCTGCAGCTATTGCGTATCAGTTGCTCGTGGTTGCGACCGGAATGATGTTATCGGACGATCGCCGAGCGCCTTTCGGTAGGTACGTTTCAGGCCACGACGGAGAAAACCGGCGTTGGCACAGCCCGCTTCCCGCGGACCTCCGTGATCGTCACGTCGGGGCGCTCTTGGCGATTAACGAAACCATCACGACCCCAGTGCTGCGGGGCCATCTGGCCGATATCCTCTGGCACCGATTGTACCCAAGGAAAGCCGAGCACGCCCAGACGGCTGTGGCCGCTCACCTCCAGGTTGCCGAAGCAACGTTCGCCCCGGACCACTGGACCATCTCGGAACGCTATCTCTCTCGGGCATATCGCCTTTCACGGCTGCTCGGAACACGCAGCTCCGCATTCGCCGCAACGCTGAGAATGGCATGGGCGTTCTTGGATAGGCTGGACGCAACCGATCCTCTATTCTACACGCATAGGATTATCTCGCGCATCTTCGACACGCTTACGGAAGCGCAAAGTGAAGCGCTCCTCGAACGGGTTAAAAGGATCGCCGAATCGTCCGATGCCAACTATGCGTTCGAGCGAGCACGCCAATACTATGACGTCGCGGTTCGATTAGCGCGTCGCCTCCGGCAGAAGGGCCCGGTCGACGCGTTGCGGTTCGCGCGTGCCGAAACCTATACTCGACAGGCCGACCTTGCGGCGAACGAGGTGATGCGCGCCCACTATCTGCGCCTTGGCAGGAGAGCGTTACTGGATGCGGGCGCGTCACGGGACCAGATCGAGCGCATCAGCGCCGCGCTCGATGACGCGCAAATTCTATCGGTCAGCGAGATGACCGAAATTGCGACAGAGATTCGTACAGAACCAGCGCCGGATGGCATCCTTGAGCGCATTCGGGGCAAGGAGCCCATGGAGGCGCTCTGGATTCTTGCTGGCAGCAGCATTCTTCTCAGAAAGAAGACGGCAGTTCGCGTAGCCGCCGACTACATCTCACGGTTCCACTTCCGGTATGGCTTCGGAAGAGCCAAAGTGAACCGGGACGGGAGGCTGCAAGGGACCTTCGCTGGTTCACTCGGTGCATCAGATGAAGAGCGGCGCAACGCACTTCGTGGTGCAATGCACGATCAGGCCGCCCAGGCTCGCTTGGCCAGCGTCCTCGGCACCATTGAGCCCGCTAGGCAGATCCTCGTCATCGAGCACGAGTACACGCTCGCGGATATCTATGAGGGAATCCAGAATCGGCCGTTGATTCCCCAAGGCCACTCCCTGCTCTGGGCCAAGGGCGTTTACGCAGGCCTTATGGGCGAATTCGACATCGCGGTTCACATACTGGCACCGCAGATTGAGAACGCGCTTCGCGAAGTCTTGCGAAGACGGCGCGTTGTCGTCATTGAGGAGCTCGACGGCTACCAGCGAGTGCAGTCCGTCGCCGACGTGCTTCGGCATCCGGTTGCCCCAGCGGCGTTCGGCGAGGACTACGTCTTCACGTTGGACTCCGTGCTCGGAGATCGCATGGGGGCGAATGTACGTAACGAAGTCGCGCACGGCCTCGTGAACGACGCTGCCGCTGGCGGAGTGGAGTCCGCGTTCCTTTGGTGGTTGGCGCTCAGGCTACTGAGAGCATATGGCCCGGATCCCCTTGCAAGACCACCGACGACCGGCGACGACGCTCGCCCGGATGTTTCAGGAGGTTGA
- a CDS encoding AraC family transcriptional regulator gives MRAVVDGIDRVVEAGALMTVPPGPRRMRTLAETVVQTVAVPDAAFIGRFGAEPAILDLSRREKREWAERMESLVATTDEASRLEAARSALALREERAEERARQHFDLVQRVLAFLGETLDRAPTLHELSDRFGFAPNYLNDVLSASTGRSIRQWTIAFRLEAARSALRRRSASITAVASQFGFEPAYFARRFAGRYGISPAAWRALTGRTQAGLDEAIRRVSPHGVRLDVPEATSRE, from the coding sequence GTGCGTGCGGTGGTCGACGGGATCGACCGCGTCGTCGAGGCGGGAGCGCTCATGACCGTTCCGCCGGGACCGCGGCGGATGCGGACGTTGGCGGAGACGGTCGTACAGACGGTGGCGGTACCGGACGCTGCCTTCATCGGGCGCTTCGGCGCGGAACCGGCGATTCTCGATCTCTCGCGGCGAGAGAAGCGCGAGTGGGCGGAACGGATGGAGTCGCTGGTTGCGACGACGGACGAAGCTTCCCGGCTCGAAGCGGCGAGGAGCGCGCTCGCGTTGCGCGAGGAGCGCGCCGAGGAGCGCGCACGGCAACATTTCGATCTGGTGCAGCGCGTCCTCGCGTTTCTCGGCGAGACGCTCGACCGCGCACCGACGCTGCACGAGCTCAGCGATCGTTTCGGCTTCGCGCCGAACTACTTGAACGACGTCCTGAGTGCGAGCACCGGCCGTTCGATACGACAGTGGACGATCGCGTTTCGCCTCGAGGCGGCGCGCTCCGCGCTGCGGCGGCGATCGGCGTCGATCACCGCCGTCGCGAGCCAGTTCGGCTTCGAGCCGGCGTACTTCGCGCGCCGCTTCGCCGGCCGGTACGGCATCTCGCCGGCGGCCTGGCGCGCACTGACCGGGCGCACGCAGGCCGGGCTCGACGAGGCGATCCGGCGCGTCTCGCCGCACGGCGTGCGGCTGGACGTCCCGGAGGCTACGTCGAGGGAGTGA
- a CDS encoding kelch repeat-containing protein has product MGFRCFTVLAVLGVLTACGGTGASRAAVPVSPSPASGGAAPLGRATFTIVVPARDDVSRARRAAYVSSATESLAFTLDTASGLTPGQVSAFGVQTFNVTPGSGNCPGSSPWTCTFTAVFPIGTDKVTLVAYDQAGGAGNALSQQTQTIAVVEGNGNSFAVALDAQVGTTTCPGPAIAISSLPSGTSGGLCSGSGQGAVALSSSGAAVFPIDLTTIDGTAIAASSPGAPKLSATQSGGVVSVSVSQNPYQLSLTPTGSGTGTVTLTASGASSGDGVAQRSITFSVEYPPFWSDVSTVPTVRENLAAGTINNIIYVVGGMLTAYADSNANEAYNPSTNTWTEEATMPTTREGMGVGVVNGILYAVGGFNTSYTILTTVEAYDPSSNTWSTKASLPQAVSGAGVGVVNGILYVVGGGNSSGPVNYVQAYNPSTNAWTMEAALPTARESVAVAVANNTLYAIGGDNGNYLTTVEAYNPSNNTWATEASMPGQGRESVAVGVVNNTIYEAGGDNYNQGWLTTAAAYNPTSNTWTTISSLLQPQDEAAGAVANNVFYVLGGGDEYGPVDYVEALTP; this is encoded by the coding sequence ATGGGGTTTCGTTGTTTCACCGTGCTCGCGGTGCTCGGCGTCTTGACGGCGTGCGGCGGCACGGGCGCGTCCCGCGCCGCCGTGCCGGTGTCGCCGTCGCCTGCCTCCGGCGGGGCGGCTCCGCTGGGCCGCGCGACGTTCACCATCGTCGTGCCGGCGCGCGACGACGTTTCGCGCGCACGCCGTGCAGCATACGTGTCCTCGGCAACCGAATCGCTCGCGTTCACGCTGGACACCGCCAGCGGGCTCACGCCGGGCCAGGTCTCCGCGTTCGGCGTGCAGACGTTCAACGTGACTCCCGGCTCGGGCAACTGCCCGGGCTCGAGTCCGTGGACGTGCACGTTCACCGCGGTCTTCCCCATCGGGACGGACAAGGTCACGCTGGTCGCATACGACCAGGCCGGCGGCGCCGGCAACGCGCTCTCTCAGCAAACGCAAACGATCGCGGTCGTGGAAGGGAACGGCAACAGCTTCGCCGTGGCGCTCGACGCGCAGGTCGGCACCACGACCTGTCCCGGTCCGGCAATCGCGATCAGCTCGCTGCCGAGCGGGACCAGCGGCGGGCTGTGCAGCGGCAGCGGGCAGGGGGCCGTCGCGCTCTCGAGCTCCGGCGCGGCGGTCTTTCCGATCGACCTCACGACGATCGATGGAACGGCGATCGCGGCGAGCTCACCGGGCGCACCGAAACTCTCGGCAACGCAGAGCGGCGGCGTCGTCTCGGTCAGCGTCTCGCAGAACCCCTATCAGCTCTCCCTGACGCCGACCGGCTCGGGCACGGGGACCGTCACGCTGACGGCCAGCGGCGCGAGCAGCGGCGACGGCGTGGCGCAACGGTCGATCACCTTCAGCGTCGAGTACCCGCCGTTCTGGTCCGACGTCAGCACGGTTCCGACCGTGCGCGAAAACCTCGCTGCCGGGACGATCAACAACATCATCTACGTCGTCGGCGGCATGCTGACCGCTTACGCCGACTCGAACGCCAACGAGGCCTACAATCCGTCGACGAACACGTGGACCGAAGAGGCGACGATGCCGACGACGCGCGAAGGAATGGGCGTCGGTGTCGTCAACGGGATCCTCTACGCGGTCGGCGGCTTCAATACGAGCTACACCATTCTGACGACCGTCGAGGCGTACGATCCGTCGAGCAACACCTGGTCGACCAAGGCGTCGCTGCCGCAAGCGGTCAGCGGAGCCGGCGTCGGCGTCGTCAACGGAATCCTCTACGTCGTCGGCGGCGGCAACAGCTCCGGTCCCGTCAACTACGTGCAGGCCTACAACCCCTCGACGAACGCCTGGACGATGGAGGCGGCCCTCCCGACCGCGCGCGAGTCGGTTGCCGTCGCAGTCGCGAACAACACGCTCTACGCGATCGGCGGCGACAACGGCAACTACCTGACGACGGTCGAGGCGTACAATCCGTCGAACAACACGTGGGCGACGGAAGCCTCGATGCCGGGGCAAGGACGCGAGTCGGTCGCGGTCGGCGTCGTCAACAATACGATCTATGAGGCGGGCGGCGACAACTACAATCAGGGCTGGCTCACCACCGCGGCCGCGTACAACCCGACCAGCAACACGTGGACGACGATCTCCTCGCTGCTGCAACCCCAAGACGAAGCGGCCGGGGCCGTCGCCAACAACGTGTTCTACGTGCTCGGAGGCGGCGACGAATACGGTCCCGTCGATTACGTCGAGGCCCTCACGCCCTAG
- a CDS encoding GTP-binding protein has protein sequence MTTTVGDSTVPVTVLTGFLGSGKTTLLNRILTENHGKRIAVIENEFGEIGVDQDLVIGADEEVFEMNNGCICCTVRGDLIRILGTLMKRKDKFDYILVETTGLADPGPVAQTFFVDQDVRSKTRLDGIVTLVDALHFEQHFDESTELKEQIAFADVILLNKVDLVDAQALDVLEARIRSMNGAAKIFRTTNAAIEMERILDVGGFDLDRALDVRPAFLEPEHPFEWAGAYQLKAGTYDLQLSAGPDKSMDLVVLAAGGDGTAVLGDVAERATLAFSGPPIERHSIDRIHPGERRWRIALNGKRATLVRIAVEEPGTYAVFTQHGGVEYAVTVTAATGLPVAPAQTIAYKPNHTHDATVTSVGIEMEGDCVEARLDVFFRNVLQNLGPDIFRMKGVLSIENSPCRFVFQGVHMLFDGRPDREWGSEPRRNTLVFIGRNLDREALTRDFRACLGQ, from the coding sequence GTGACGACGACCGTCGGCGATTCCACCGTTCCGGTTACGGTTTTGACCGGCTTTCTCGGTTCGGGCAAGACGACCTTACTCAATCGCATTCTCACCGAAAATCACGGCAAGCGTATCGCCGTCATCGAGAACGAGTTCGGCGAGATCGGCGTCGACCAGGACCTGGTCATCGGCGCCGACGAGGAAGTGTTCGAGATGAACAACGGCTGCATCTGTTGCACCGTGCGCGGTGACTTGATCCGCATTCTCGGGACACTGATGAAACGGAAAGACAAATTCGATTACATTTTGGTCGAAACGACCGGCCTGGCCGATCCCGGACCGGTGGCTCAGACGTTCTTCGTGGATCAGGACGTTCGGTCGAAGACGCGGCTCGACGGGATCGTGACCCTCGTCGACGCGCTTCACTTCGAGCAGCATTTCGACGAGAGCACAGAGCTCAAAGAGCAGATCGCCTTCGCGGACGTCATCTTGCTGAACAAGGTCGACCTGGTCGACGCGCAGGCTCTCGACGTGCTCGAGGCTCGCATTCGGTCGATGAACGGCGCCGCGAAGATTTTTCGGACCACGAATGCAGCGATCGAGATGGAGCGCATCCTCGACGTCGGCGGTTTCGATCTGGACCGTGCGCTCGACGTGCGCCCCGCGTTCCTCGAACCCGAGCACCCGTTCGAGTGGGCGGGTGCCTATCAGCTCAAAGCGGGCACGTACGATTTGCAGCTCTCCGCCGGTCCTGACAAGTCGATGGATCTCGTCGTGTTGGCGGCAGGCGGAGACGGCACGGCTGTCCTCGGCGACGTCGCGGAGCGAGCGACGCTCGCCTTTTCCGGCCCGCCGATCGAACGCCATTCGATCGATCGGATTCATCCGGGCGAGCGACGTTGGCGTATCGCGCTGAACGGAAAGCGAGCGACGCTCGTGCGCATCGCGGTCGAGGAGCCGGGGACGTACGCCGTTTTCACGCAGCACGGCGGCGTCGAATACGCGGTCACGGTCACGGCGGCGACCGGACTGCCCGTCGCGCCGGCACAAACGATTGCGTACAAGCCGAACCACACACATGACGCGACGGTGACGTCCGTCGGCATCGAGATGGAGGGAGACTGCGTCGAGGCGCGACTCGACGTCTTCTTCCGAAACGTCCTACAGAACTTGGGTCCGGATATTTTCCGCATGAAGGGCGTGCTGAGTATCGAGAACTCCCCATGCCGCTTCGTATTTCAAGGTGTCCACATGCTCTTTGACGGCCGGCCCGATCGCGAATGGGGTAGTGAGCCGCGCCGAAATACGCTCGTGTTCATTGGGCGCAATCTCGACCGCGAAGCGCTTACCAGGGATTTTCGCGCGTGTCTGGGACAATAG